Proteins from one Phyllobacterium zundukense genomic window:
- a CDS encoding PAS domain-containing sensor histidine kinase produces MANADAYRAPTGKNYAKSRNDARGRNRLSGHIKLLADPAYGKLLAAEPYLRRAIPPLIIVFLLALALARSMSLLGWRDDTERTARAALSMAATHVASVIDNRMNGGQKLSAGDLQNIIGEIRANDLIPSGMWFAIANDEANIVVSSDGGDYWRNKNLERFVTEGQPLFLFGDRAGAMPVKVEGTPALAAFSRSGNGAYSVFVMHPVEAVFADWRRVVSINVTMFAGTATIMLIVLYAYFSQAARAQDADELYQHTQARVDTALARGRCGLWDWDMARGRVYWSRSMYEMLGYEAYDAILSLGDISSIIHPDDDKLYSLAAQVAAGETSQLDRVFRMRHAEGHWVWMRVRAQVADANVGDLHLVGVAVDVSEQHRFVQATAQADQRIREAIESISETFVLWDADNRLVMSNSKFNEYSGLANECLLPGIGREELEPRIRAVALEKRMANEHGRNGALTFERQLADGRWLQVNERRTQDGGLVSVGTDITQLKVHEERLVDSERRLMATIHDLSLARKSEIERTLELTELNSKYAVEKERAEAANRAKSEFLANMSHELRTPLNAIIGFSEIMHSGTFGALGSDRYVEYVHDIHTSGNYLLNVINDILDMSKIEAGHFSLDREEIDLCPLIRETVRVVSLQAQEKDVKVDTRIAESVTLNADRRAIKQILINLLSNAVKFTDTGGRISVRARKVSGALVFTIEDTGCGIPKEALKKIGQPFEQVENQFTKSHAGSGLGLAISRSLTQLHGGALKIRSTEGVGTIVSVRIPTKTL; encoded by the coding sequence ATGGCAAATGCGGACGCGTATCGCGCGCCGACGGGGAAGAATTATGCCAAAAGCCGGAACGATGCGCGGGGGCGCAACCGGCTTTCGGGTCACATAAAACTTCTCGCCGATCCCGCCTATGGCAAGCTGCTTGCCGCCGAGCCCTATCTGCGCCGCGCGATTCCACCGCTCATCATCGTCTTCCTGCTCGCACTTGCTCTCGCGCGCTCCATGTCACTTCTCGGCTGGCGTGACGACACGGAGCGCACAGCCCGCGCAGCCTTGTCCATGGCAGCAACCCATGTGGCGAGCGTCATCGACAATCGCATGAATGGCGGCCAAAAACTGAGCGCGGGCGACCTGCAGAACATCATCGGGGAAATCCGCGCAAACGATCTGATCCCATCGGGCATGTGGTTCGCAATCGCGAATGATGAAGCGAACATCGTCGTCTCATCTGATGGTGGTGATTATTGGCGCAACAAGAATCTCGAGCGCTTCGTCACCGAAGGGCAACCGCTTTTCCTCTTTGGAGACCGGGCCGGTGCAATGCCGGTAAAAGTTGAAGGCACACCTGCCCTCGCCGCTTTCAGCCGTTCGGGCAACGGCGCCTATTCAGTCTTTGTCATGCACCCTGTAGAGGCCGTCTTCGCCGACTGGCGTCGTGTCGTCTCGATCAACGTCACGATGTTCGCCGGCACGGCAACGATCATGCTTATCGTTCTCTATGCCTATTTCAGCCAGGCGGCTCGCGCGCAGGATGCCGATGAGCTTTACCAGCACACGCAAGCACGAGTGGACACGGCACTGGCGCGCGGCCGCTGCGGGCTGTGGGACTGGGACATGGCGCGCGGTCGCGTGTACTGGTCGCGCTCCATGTATGAGATGCTCGGCTACGAGGCCTACGACGCCATTCTTTCCCTCGGCGATATATCGTCGATTATCCATCCGGACGATGACAAGCTCTACAGTCTTGCGGCGCAGGTGGCAGCCGGCGAAACAAGCCAATTAGACCGCGTTTTCCGCATGCGCCATGCCGAAGGTCATTGGGTATGGATGCGGGTGCGTGCGCAGGTTGCAGATGCAAATGTCGGCGATCTGCATCTCGTCGGCGTCGCCGTCGATGTCAGCGAACAGCACCGTTTCGTTCAGGCGACAGCACAGGCCGATCAGCGCATCCGTGAGGCGATCGAAAGCATCTCGGAGACCTTCGTTCTATGGGATGCCGACAACCGCCTGGTCATGTCGAACAGCAAATTCAACGAATACTCAGGGCTCGCCAATGAGTGCCTGCTGCCAGGTATCGGTCGCGAGGAACTCGAGCCACGTATCCGCGCTGTCGCCCTGGAAAAGCGCATGGCCAATGAACACGGTCGCAACGGCGCGCTGACGTTCGAGCGGCAGCTGGCCGATGGCCGTTGGCTACAGGTCAATGAGCGGCGCACGCAGGATGGAGGCCTCGTGTCGGTGGGTACCGATATCACCCAGTTGAAAGTGCACGAAGAACGATTGGTCGACAGTGAGCGCCGCTTGATGGCGACAATTCATGACCTGAGCCTTGCGCGCAAATCCGAGATCGAACGTACGCTGGAGCTTACCGAACTCAACAGCAAATATGCGGTAGAGAAGGAACGCGCCGAGGCGGCCAACCGGGCGAAATCAGAATTTCTCGCCAACATGTCACATGAATTGCGCACGCCGCTCAATGCCATCATCGGCTTTTCGGAAATCATGCATTCTGGAACGTTTGGCGCGCTCGGCTCCGACCGCTACGTGGAATATGTCCACGACATCCATACCAGCGGCAACTACCTTTTGAACGTCATCAACGACATACTTGACATGTCGAAGATCGAGGCCGGGCATTTCTCGCTGGATCGCGAGGAGATCGATCTTTGCCCGCTGATCCGCGAGACCGTGCGCGTCGTGTCGCTGCAGGCACAGGAAAAGGACGTGAAGGTCGATACCAGGATCGCGGAAAGCGTTACACTCAATGCCGACCGCCGTGCGATAAAACAGATATTGATCAATCTGTTGTCGAATGCAGTGAAGTTCACCGATACGGGCGGGCGTATCTCTGTTCGCGCGCGGAAAGTATCGGGTGCGCTTGTCTTCACTATCGAGGATACTGGCTGCGGTATTCCCAAAGAAGCGCTGAAGAAAATCGGGCAGCCCTTCGAACAGGTTGAAAATCAATTTACAAAATCCCATGCAGGTTCTGGATTGGGCCTCGCCATTTCTCGTTCGTTGACCCAGCTACATGGTGGAGCATTGAAGATACGCTCGACAGAAGGAGTTGGTACTATTGTCTCCGTACGGATACCGACAAAAACACTGTAA
- a CDS encoding bifunctional [glutamine synthetase] adenylyltransferase/[glutamine synthetase]-adenylyl-L-tyrosine phosphorylase gives MTSGARGADAPFFAQVLRELEPLDKQNAEALLHDLLARAAEKECAGVGTLTSNKPAAAFVAAILDLSPYLRAILLRRPQIIEPLFEMSLTKRLEALMLEIAATSEGDDVTEAGLMTALRQAKLKGHLLIALGDLSGQFTTSESTFWLSRLAEECLDAAVRFLLRDAHDAGKLKLPDLKHPDNDSGWIILAMGKFGAFELNYSSDIDLIVFIDEQSPAITDPYECVETFSRLARRLVRIMQDRTADGYVFRTDLRLRPDPGSTPLAIPVVAALNYYEGRGQNWERAAMIKARPVAGDIEAGKRFVAELAPYVWRKYLDYAAIADVHSIKRQIHAHKGHGEIAVRGHNVKLGRGGIREIEFFVQTQQLIAGGRFPQLRGSRTVDMLGALHGLGWISEEARDTLAQKYSFLRDVEHRIQMITDEQTHMLPEDDENFLRVALMMGYKDGVTFAEDFRTALKTVETHYAALFEQAQDLTAEAGNLVFTGDVDDPDTLKTLEKFGFERPSDICRVIRTWHFGRYRATQSAEARERLTELTPVLLKAFGATSRADEALMRFDGMIKGLPAGIQLFSLLQSNPRLLDLLVLIMGAAPRLADIITRKPHIFDGMLDPAIFADVPTRAYLAERLESFLGPCKVYEDILDRLRIFAAEHRFLIGIRLLTGAISGGRAGKAFSHLADLVIDRALKAVIDEFASKHGRISGGRIAILGMGKLGSRELTAGSDVDLILLYDHDENAEESDGEKRLAPSQYYMRLTQRLIAALSAPTSEGVLYEVDFRLRPSGNKGPVATHIDAFRKYQLNDAWTWEHMALTRARPVAGDETLFAEIEEDVSEILVMPRDPAKIAKDVVEMRAMIEAEKPPSDAWDLKLVSGGIIDIEFIAQFAVLTGNVDGPANAQPTAEVLEKLKPNFADPAVTDNLVEAAHLYTGITQIIRLCLNGDVKREDFPPGLSELLCRACDLPDMARVESQLAETAQTVRKTFDGLLRSVQKS, from the coding sequence ATGACTTCCGGAGCGCGAGGCGCTGACGCACCTTTCTTTGCGCAGGTCTTGCGTGAACTGGAACCATTAGACAAGCAGAATGCCGAAGCTTTGCTCCATGACCTTCTCGCGCGCGCGGCCGAAAAGGAATGTGCCGGCGTCGGTACATTGACATCCAACAAGCCTGCTGCTGCCTTTGTTGCAGCAATCCTCGACCTCTCCCCCTATCTGCGCGCCATTCTGTTGCGTCGCCCGCAAATTATCGAACCACTTTTCGAAATGTCTCTGACCAAACGCCTTGAAGCGCTGATGCTGGAAATTGCGGCAACGAGCGAGGGCGACGATGTCACTGAAGCCGGCCTGATGACCGCGCTTCGACAAGCAAAGCTCAAGGGCCATTTGCTCATCGCATTGGGCGACCTGTCCGGTCAGTTTACGACGTCCGAGTCGACATTCTGGTTATCGCGGCTGGCCGAAGAATGTCTTGACGCCGCCGTGCGGTTTCTGCTGCGCGATGCGCATGATGCGGGCAAGCTCAAACTTCCTGATCTAAAGCATCCGGACAACGACTCCGGCTGGATCATTCTGGCGATGGGGAAATTTGGCGCTTTCGAGCTGAATTATTCCTCGGATATCGACTTGATCGTCTTCATCGATGAACAGAGCCCGGCGATTACCGATCCCTACGAATGCGTCGAGACGTTTTCCCGCCTGGCGCGCCGTCTGGTGCGCATCATGCAGGACCGCACCGCCGACGGCTATGTCTTTCGCACCGATCTGCGGCTGCGGCCCGATCCGGGTTCAACACCGCTCGCCATCCCGGTTGTTGCCGCGCTCAACTATTATGAAGGCCGCGGGCAGAACTGGGAACGCGCTGCCATGATAAAGGCCCGGCCGGTAGCCGGAGACATTGAGGCGGGAAAGCGATTCGTGGCAGAGCTTGCGCCGTACGTCTGGCGCAAATATCTCGACTATGCAGCGATTGCCGACGTCCATTCGATCAAGCGGCAGATCCATGCGCACAAGGGTCACGGCGAGATCGCCGTGCGCGGTCACAATGTGAAGCTCGGGCGCGGCGGCATCCGCGAGATCGAGTTCTTCGTTCAGACCCAGCAATTGATCGCCGGAGGCCGCTTTCCGCAACTGCGCGGTTCGCGCACTGTCGATATGTTGGGTGCGCTGCATGGTCTTGGCTGGATCAGCGAGGAGGCACGCGACACGCTGGCACAGAAATATAGCTTCCTCCGTGATGTCGAGCACCGTATCCAGATGATTACGGATGAACAAACACACATGCTGCCGGAGGACGACGAGAACTTTCTACGGGTGGCCCTCATGATGGGTTACAAGGATGGCGTGACCTTTGCAGAAGATTTTCGAACAGCCCTGAAGACAGTCGAAACCCATTACGCCGCCCTGTTCGAACAGGCACAGGACCTGACGGCCGAGGCGGGCAACCTCGTTTTCACCGGTGACGTCGATGATCCCGATACGTTGAAAACGCTGGAGAAATTTGGCTTCGAGCGGCCAAGCGATATCTGCCGCGTCATCCGCACATGGCATTTTGGCCGCTATCGCGCGACGCAATCGGCGGAGGCACGCGAGCGCCTGACCGAGTTGACGCCGGTGCTGCTGAAGGCCTTCGGCGCGACCAGCCGCGCCGACGAGGCCCTGATGCGTTTCGACGGTATGATCAAGGGCCTGCCGGCGGGCATCCAGTTGTTCAGCCTGTTGCAATCCAATCCGCGCCTGCTTGACCTGTTGGTGCTGATAATGGGCGCTGCGCCGCGGCTCGCCGACATCATAACCCGCAAGCCACATATTTTCGACGGCATGCTCGATCCCGCGATCTTCGCCGATGTGCCGACACGCGCCTACTTGGCCGAACGGCTGGAGAGCTTTCTCGGTCCCTGCAAAGTTTACGAAGACATACTTGATCGCCTGCGCATTTTTGCGGCCGAACATCGCTTTCTCATCGGTATCCGGCTGTTGACCGGCGCGATCAGCGGCGGACGGGCCGGCAAGGCCTTCTCGCATCTGGCCGATCTCGTCATCGATCGGGCCCTTAAGGCCGTCATCGACGAATTTGCCAGCAAACATGGCAGGATCAGCGGCGGGCGCATTGCCATTCTCGGCATGGGGAAGCTCGGCAGCCGGGAACTGACGGCAGGGTCCGATGTCGATCTCATCCTGCTCTATGACCATGATGAGAACGCCGAGGAGTCGGATGGGGAGAAGCGGCTCGCGCCCTCGCAATATTACATGCGACTGACCCAGCGACTGATTGCGGCACTGTCTGCGCCGACGTCGGAAGGCGTGCTCTACGAGGTCGACTTCCGCCTGCGCCCATCCGGCAACAAGGGGCCGGTTGCGACACACATCGACGCCTTTCGCAAGTACCAGCTAAACGACGCTTGGACCTGGGAGCATATGGCGTTGACCCGCGCGCGGCCGGTTGCCGGCGATGAGACGTTGTTTGCCGAAATTGAAGAGGATGTCAGCGAGATACTGGTCATGCCACGCGATCCGGCAAAGATCGCCAAGGATGTCGTGGAAATGCGCGCGATGATCGAGGCGGAGAAGCCGCCGAGCGATGCGTGGGATTTGAAGCTCGTTTCCGGCGGTATCATCGATATCGAGTTCATTGCCCAGTTTGCCGTGCTGACGGGAAATGTTGACGGGCCAGCGAATGCGCAACCCACGGCAGAGGTCCTGGAGAAGTTGAAACCGAACTTCGCAGATCCGGCCGTGACCGACAACCTCGTCGAAGCGGCTCATCTCTATACCGGCATCACCCAGATCATTCGCCTGTGCCTCAACGGCGACGTGAAGCGCGAGGATTTTCCGCCCGGTCTATCCGAATTGTTATGCCGCGCCTGCGACCTGCCCGATATGGCACGTGTCGAAAGCCAGCTGGCGGAGACCGCACAAACGGTGCGAAAGACGTTCGATGGCCTGCTAAGGAGCGTGCAAAAATCATAG
- a CDS encoding sensor histidine kinase — translation MSRFRAMMKMTAVRLSALYLILFTICALVLVFYITSSSVKLLTTQTETAINEEIESIGQVYQRGGIVGLVRTIDRRGRQPGAYLYLVTDPAGRIVAGNVQSIEVGVLQTEGWIERPITYERYNESSDPQVHTAIARVIVMPNGIRVMVGRDLGEPEQVRLVVRRALMAALGIMGVGAFLIWFFVGRRALQRIDEVSVASQRIMGGDLAGRLPVSGSGDEFDRLSENLNGMLARIQELNEGVRHVSDNIAHDLKTPLTRMHNRAESALSGAKTTKAYRAAMEGMISDSDQLIRTFNAILMISRLESGYSTETMEPIALSTIVEDVFELYEPSAEEAGVKFALGPIDETPVNANRELIGQTISNLVDNAIKYASVSDNPVEVTLSVEKHDDKLKVIVADNGPGIPVDQVARATERFVRLEESRSQPGSGLGLSLAKAVMKLHGGSLELTDNAPGLRAVLVFPVGEENA, via the coding sequence ATGAGCCGTTTTCGTGCCATGATGAAAATGACAGCCGTGCGGCTGTCAGCGCTGTATCTCATACTATTCACGATCTGTGCGCTGGTGCTGGTGTTCTATATCACCAGTTCTTCCGTCAAGCTTTTGACGACGCAGACCGAGACGGCCATCAACGAAGAAATCGAGAGTATCGGTCAGGTCTACCAACGGGGCGGTATTGTCGGCCTCGTGCGAACAATCGATCGCCGCGGACGTCAGCCGGGCGCTTACCTCTATCTCGTAACGGACCCCGCAGGGCGCATAGTCGCCGGCAATGTCCAGAGCATCGAGGTCGGCGTTCTGCAGACAGAGGGCTGGATAGAGCGCCCCATTACCTATGAACGCTACAATGAGAGTAGCGATCCGCAGGTCCACACCGCCATTGCCCGGGTGATCGTCATGCCGAATGGCATCAGGGTCATGGTGGGCCGCGATCTGGGCGAACCGGAACAGGTCCGGCTCGTCGTGCGCCGCGCGCTCATGGCCGCTCTCGGCATCATGGGTGTCGGTGCATTTCTGATATGGTTCTTCGTCGGGCGGCGGGCGCTACAGCGTATTGACGAGGTATCGGTCGCTTCGCAGCGCATCATGGGCGGCGATCTGGCGGGACGGCTTCCCGTGAGCGGATCCGGAGATGAGTTCGACCGCTTGTCGGAAAATCTCAACGGGATGCTAGCGCGCATTCAGGAATTGAACGAAGGCGTCAGGCACGTTTCCGACAACATCGCTCACGATCTGAAGACGCCGCTGACGCGTATGCACAATCGCGCTGAATCGGCGCTTTCAGGCGCCAAGACGACGAAGGCTTATCGTGCCGCTATGGAAGGCATGATCAGCGATTCCGATCAGCTGATCCGTACCTTCAATGCAATTCTGATGATCTCGCGCCTCGAATCTGGCTATTCGACCGAGACGATGGAGCCGATTGCGCTATCGACAATTGTCGAAGACGTTTTCGAGTTATACGAGCCGTCGGCCGAGGAGGCGGGCGTCAAGTTTGCACTCGGACCAATCGACGAAACGCCTGTCAATGCGAACCGCGAGCTGATCGGCCAGACCATTTCCAATCTCGTCGACAACGCCATAAAATATGCGAGCGTCAGCGATAATCCGGTTGAAGTAACGCTGTCGGTGGAAAAGCACGACGACAAGCTCAAGGTCATCGTTGCCGACAATGGTCCAGGAATCCCTGTTGATCAGGTGGCTCGGGCCACAGAACGCTTTGTGCGTCTGGAGGAAAGCCGCTCGCAACCGGGATCCGGGCTGGGTCTCAGTCTTGCCAAGGCCGTCATGAAATTGCACGGTGGTTCATTGGAGTTGACTGACAATGCGCCGGGGCTGCGGGCCGTCCTCGTTTTTCCGGTGGGAGAGGAGAATGCATGA
- a CDS encoding response regulator transcription factor, whose protein sequence is MKILVIEDDREAARYLEKAFAEAGHSADIAGDGETGYTLAEQGTYDALVVDRMLPRRDGLSVVAALRAQGNDTPALILSALGQVDDRVTGLRAGGDDYLTKPYAFSELLARIEVLQRRSSPKEAETVYRVGDLELDRLSHTAKRAGQVIILQPREFRLLEYLMRHSGQVVTRTMLLEHVWDYHFDPQTNVIDVHVSRLRGKIEKGFETPLLHTVRGAGYMLKATAGTNA, encoded by the coding sequence ATGAAGATTCTTGTGATCGAAGATGACCGCGAAGCGGCCCGTTATCTGGAGAAGGCCTTCGCCGAGGCGGGGCATTCGGCGGATATCGCTGGCGATGGCGAAACCGGCTATACACTGGCGGAGCAGGGAACTTACGATGCCCTGGTCGTCGACCGCATGCTGCCGCGCCGCGACGGCCTATCCGTGGTCGCGGCTCTGCGTGCCCAAGGCAATGATACGCCGGCGCTGATCCTCTCTGCTCTCGGTCAGGTCGATGATCGTGTCACCGGCCTCAGGGCGGGCGGCGACGATTACCTTACCAAGCCTTACGCCTTTTCGGAGCTGTTGGCCCGCATCGAAGTCCTGCAAAGGCGATCGAGCCCGAAAGAGGCGGAAACTGTCTATCGCGTCGGCGATCTCGAACTCGACCGCCTGTCGCATACCGCCAAACGGGCAGGTCAGGTCATCATCCTCCAGCCGCGGGAATTCCGTCTGCTCGAATATCTGATGCGCCATTCCGGACAGGTCGTCACGCGAACTATGCTGCTGGAGCATGTTTGGGATTATCATTTCGATCCACAGACCAACGTCATCGATGTGCATGTCTCGCGCTTGCGCGGCAAGATCGAAAAGGGCTTCGAGACGCCCCTTCTGCACACGGTACGTGGAGCCGGCTATATGCTGAAGGCGACTGCCGGAACCAATGCATGA
- a CDS encoding Do family serine endopeptidase, whose amino-acid sequence MPNIRKSSVYRTGIAAALLSSALVGGLLATGPLSAIVPAQAEAVRVDAPQQPGFADVVEKVSPAVVSVRVKSAIHDTADDGTGFPGMDQLPDDNPMKRFFFEFGQGQQGQQGKRGMEQRKSQREQNRPDRIRPTAQGSGFFISEDGYLVTNNHVVEDGSAYTVVLNDGTELDAKLIGKDKRTDLAVLKVDDKRKFTYVTFGDDNQIRVGQWVVAVGNPFGLGGTVTAGIVSARGRDIGAGPYDDFLQIDAAVNRGNSGGPAFNLNGEVVGINTAIFSPSGGSVGIAFAIPATTAKNVVDQLIKTGSVSRGWIGVQIQPVSKEIAESLGLSEEKGALVAEPQADGPAAKAGVTAGDVITAVNGDKVADPRDLAKKIAAIAAGKDAELTIWRKGEAKSINVAIKPYPQDDQQANAAPQQEEQPKPSALDDYGLTVMPSDDGKGVVVTDIDRQGDAADKGITTGDIIVSVNNKPVKTGAEIETAIADASKTGRKAVLLQVQTNDQSRFVALPINQG is encoded by the coding sequence ATGCCGAACATTCGTAAGTCCTCTGTTTACCGCACCGGCATTGCCGCGGCCCTGTTGTCCTCAGCTCTCGTCGGGGGCCTTTTGGCGACCGGACCGCTTAGCGCCATTGTCCCTGCGCAGGCTGAGGCTGTACGTGTAGATGCTCCCCAGCAGCCCGGCTTCGCTGATGTTGTCGAAAAGGTCAGCCCCGCCGTCGTCAGCGTTCGTGTCAAGAGCGCCATCCATGACACAGCTGATGACGGCACGGGCTTTCCCGGGATGGACCAGCTTCCCGACGACAATCCCATGAAGCGTTTCTTCTTTGAGTTTGGCCAGGGCCAACAGGGCCAGCAGGGCAAACGCGGCATGGAACAGCGTAAGTCGCAGCGCGAGCAAAACCGCCCGGACCGCATTCGCCCGACCGCACAGGGTTCTGGTTTCTTCATCTCTGAAGACGGCTATCTCGTCACCAACAATCACGTGGTTGAAGATGGCTCGGCATATACTGTCGTCCTCAATGACGGCACCGAGCTCGATGCCAAGCTGATTGGCAAGGACAAGCGTACCGATCTTGCCGTTCTCAAAGTCGATGACAAGCGCAAATTCACCTATGTAACCTTCGGTGACGACAACCAGATCCGCGTCGGACAGTGGGTCGTTGCTGTTGGTAATCCATTCGGCCTTGGCGGCACTGTGACGGCTGGTATCGTCTCGGCCCGCGGCCGCGATATCGGCGCAGGTCCTTATGACGACTTCCTGCAGATCGACGCTGCCGTCAACCGCGGCAATTCCGGCGGCCCGGCTTTCAATTTGAATGGTGAAGTTGTCGGCATCAATACGGCGATCTTCTCGCCTTCGGGGGGCAGTGTTGGTATTGCGTTTGCCATCCCGGCGACGACCGCCAAGAATGTTGTCGATCAGCTGATCAAGACCGGCTCGGTTTCGCGTGGTTGGATCGGTGTCCAGATACAGCCCGTCAGCAAGGAAATCGCTGAATCTCTTGGCCTTTCTGAAGAAAAAGGTGCCCTTGTTGCCGAGCCGCAGGCCGATGGTCCTGCAGCCAAAGCCGGTGTCACCGCTGGCGACGTGATCACCGCAGTCAATGGTGACAAGGTCGCCGATCCGCGTGATCTCGCAAAGAAGATCGCGGCAATCGCCGCCGGCAAGGATGCCGAGCTCACTATCTGGCGCAAGGGCGAGGCCAAGTCGATCAACGTCGCGATCAAGCCATACCCGCAGGACGATCAGCAGGCCAACGCTGCGCCGCAGCAGGAAGAACAGCCGAAGCCTTCGGCTCTCGACGATTATGGCCTGACTGTCATGCCATCCGATGATGGCAAGGGCGTTGTGGTGACGGATATCGACCGCCAGGGCGATGCTGCCGACAAGGGTATCACGACGGGTGATATCATTGTCTCGGTCAACAACAAGCCGGTGAAGACCGGTGCGGAAATTGAAACTGCGATTGCAGATGCATCGAAGACCGGGCGTAAGGCCGTTCTTCTCCAGGTGCAGACCAACGACCAGTCGCGGTTTGTGGCTCTGCCTATCAACCAGGGTTGA
- a CDS encoding invasion associated locus B family protein has translation MSVPQGAELGRYRRTIQPFENWELRCDENLKAKKKICNITQTILDGEGQVAFSWSLAATRGGKPMMILRARPGLGAEKPINLSFSTRKEPVIIATNACDANVCVAYLPVGPVLREQIAKEANVQVSYSDTGETTLVFEAPLKGLSAALAAIK, from the coding sequence GTGAGCGTTCCACAGGGAGCAGAACTCGGTCGCTATCGCCGCACGATCCAGCCCTTCGAAAACTGGGAACTGCGGTGCGATGAAAACCTCAAGGCCAAGAAAAAGATTTGCAATATCACCCAGACAATTCTGGACGGCGAAGGGCAGGTCGCCTTCTCCTGGTCGCTGGCGGCCACCCGGGGCGGCAAACCAATGATGATTTTGCGCGCGCGGCCAGGGCTTGGCGCTGAGAAGCCCATAAACCTGAGCTTCTCTACACGAAAAGAACCGGTCATCATCGCTACGAATGCTTGCGACGCCAATGTTTGCGTGGCGTATTTACCGGTCGGTCCCGTCTTGCGCGAGCAAATCGCTAAAGAGGCAAACGTGCAGGTATCCTACAGCGACACCGGAGAAACGACGCTTGTCTTCGAGGCGCCTTTGAAAGGCCTATCCGCAGCGCTTGCCGCCATAAAATGA
- a CDS encoding MBL fold metallo-hydrolase, with amino-acid sequence MPPLGSTLRVHRPLPGILAFYDGRMDGVRAYSDEPNWLDDGAYSLGVCTYAIVSGGEALVYDTSISLPHARIVRKTLEDAGARNIRVVLSHWHVDHVAGNEVFADCEIIANGLTAQAMHSNRDRLENDNPPIKPLIMPNSTFETELSLKVGDMDVELRHVDIHSHDGTMLILPQRKLMLAGDALEEPITYVAEPKRLEHHLRDLERMATWDIEKILPNHGAENMIVAGGYGAELITATRNYVTKLLRLPHEPELAEQDLRTFAAEDFAAGAISYYAAYESVHARNVSVVLSRQDD; translated from the coding sequence ATGCCGCCTCTCGGATCGACTCTACGTGTCCACCGGCCCCTGCCGGGGATCCTCGCCTTCTATGACGGCCGAATGGACGGGGTGCGAGCATACTCGGACGAACCAAACTGGCTTGACGACGGTGCCTATTCGCTGGGAGTTTGTACCTACGCGATCGTGTCCGGCGGAGAAGCGTTGGTCTACGACACCAGCATTTCGCTTCCCCACGCGAGGATTGTCCGCAAGACGCTAGAAGATGCCGGGGCCAGGAATATCCGGGTCGTGCTCAGCCACTGGCACGTCGATCACGTAGCCGGGAACGAAGTCTTTGCTGACTGCGAGATCATCGCCAATGGATTGACCGCGCAGGCAATGCACAGCAACCGCGACAGGCTAGAAAATGACAACCCACCAATCAAACCGCTCATCATGCCGAATAGCACCTTTGAGACAGAACTGAGCTTGAAGGTCGGCGATATGGATGTGGAACTGCGTCACGTCGACATTCACAGTCATGACGGGACGATGCTGATCCTGCCCCAGCGCAAGCTGATGCTGGCCGGCGATGCGCTGGAAGAGCCTATCACCTATGTCGCCGAGCCGAAACGGCTGGAACATCATTTGCGTGATCTGGAACGCATGGCGACGTGGGATATCGAGAAGATCCTGCCCAATCATGGTGCGGAAAACATGATCGTCGCGGGCGGTTACGGGGCGGAATTGATTACGGCCACACGCAATTATGTAACCAAGCTATTACGCTTACCCCACGAACCGGAACTGGCGGAACAAGACCTCAGAACCTTTGCCGCGGAAGATTTCGCCGCGGGCGCGATCAGCTACTACGCGGCCTACGAATCGGTTCACGCGCGCAATGTCAGTGTGGTCTTGAGCCGTCAGGACGACTGA
- a CDS encoding cytochrome c-type biogenesis protein, translating into MRPLFATLALGLALCFAATGAQALSPDEMLSNPVLEKRARTISAELRCMVCQNESIDDSNADLARDLRVLVRERLVAGDTDEQVLEFLVARYGEFVLLRPRLQISTLLLWGFPIVVLLAGGVAIILSIRRRRTSSVETAPLSDSEKKQLKKLFVAPGD; encoded by the coding sequence ATGAGGCCGCTGTTTGCAACTCTGGCACTTGGCTTGGCACTCTGCTTTGCTGCTACCGGCGCGCAAGCTCTGTCGCCGGACGAAATGCTGTCCAATCCTGTGCTCGAAAAGCGCGCACGTACCATCTCCGCTGAATTGCGCTGCATGGTGTGCCAGAACGAATCCATCGATGATTCCAATGCCGATCTCGCTCGCGATCTACGTGTCCTGGTTCGCGAAAGGCTGGTGGCCGGCGATACGGACGAGCAGGTACTGGAGTTCCTCGTCGCGCGCTACGGCGAGTTTGTCCTGCTCAGGCCGCGCTTGCAGATAAGCACGCTGTTGCTTTGGGGTTTCCCGATCGTAGTTCTGCTTGCTGGCGGCGTTGCGATCATCCTGTCGATCCGCCGGCGGCGCACGAGTTCTGTGGAAACGGCGCCGCTTTCCGACAGCGAGAAGAAGCAGCTGAAGAAGCTATTCGTTGCACCAGGCGATTGA